One stretch of Rhipicephalus sanguineus isolate Rsan-2018 chromosome 10, BIME_Rsan_1.4, whole genome shotgun sequence DNA includes these proteins:
- the LOC125760174 gene encoding uncharacterized protein LOC125760174, with product MENSTQLYVFSLFFPSLRGGLLFQTSLVQESSRNTQRNAHSDAVKLPALASHVNRSKLEVPELRKTTTTTVLPHKPQTARKPEAFVTESTTTSTKRPKVLGNYNPPNEKVIVQRRKNLHIQEMPSKRVFSPTRKEVRLEIPRSPNALPTLHKKNITQRVREKDPLVRRHRKMHHVHHRPRCRSIPAAHEGKAGKFVGGGLMWFPAASCVTSGLDWNSVHSTACLHQQIAFVHRYKVLAPPLHPVNENDTPGFCGSYVPWSHVTPHHVTE from the exons ATGGAAAACAGTACACAATTATacgtgttttctcttttttttccctctcttcgCGGCGGCCTCCTATTCCAGACCAGCCTCGTGCAAGAATCGTCCCGGAATACGCAACGCAATGCCCATTCGGATGCAGTAAAGTTGCCTGCTTTAGCCTCCCACGTAAACCGATCCAAGCTAGAAGTGCCTGAACTACGCAAAACCACGACGACTACTGTACTGCCACATAAGCCACAAACCGCACGGAAGCCGGAGGCATTTGTGACCGAAAGTACCACTACTTCGACGAAGCGGCCGAAGGTGTTAGGGAATTATAATCCGCCGAACGAAAAGGTTATCGTTCAACGACGGAAAAACCTGCACATCCAGGAAATGCCTTCTAAGAGGGTGTTCTCGCCAACGCGCAAGGAAGTCCGTCTCGAAATTCCACGCAGTCCGAATGCCCTTCCGACGCTACATAAGAAGAACATTACACAAAGAGTGCGCGAGAAAGATCCTTTAGTGCGGCGACACCGTAAGATGCATCACGTACATCACCGCCCCCGTTGTCGCAGCATTCCTGCAGCACACGAAGGCAAAGCGGGGAAGTTTGTGGGAGGCGGCCTCATGTGGTTTCCTGCTGCGTCGTGCGTGACTTCGGGCCTGGATTGGAACTCGGTGCACAGCACCGCCTGCCTACACCAGCAGATCGCATTCGTGCATCGTTACAAG GTACTTGCACCTCCCCTTCATCCTGTAAACGAGAACGACACGCCAGGATTTTGCGGATCCTACGTTCCGTGGAGCCACGTCACACCTCACCACGTTACCGAGTAA